Proteins from one Corticium candelabrum chromosome 4, ooCorCand1.1, whole genome shotgun sequence genomic window:
- the LOC134178298 gene encoding bifunctional arginine demethylase and lysyl-hydroxylase PSR-like, producing the protein MDLSTYQRRYDLFVRRARALGLSDSEILAIPSVKRVVSPRSRWKTALLVAALVLCVGVVIEVQYVYHVIDLKSTFARVGVDISEIQCVVDNFEFIADMFRPYVDCSVCNITGIDRISNISQREFLRKYAYSGRPVVITDGARGWSALDKFSFEFFKELYVPDSPNLETTDRECQFFPYQTKFESLGEVFNMSEDRRDGVVGEPWYIGWSNCDSSASRVLRQHYTAPYFLTRTMESSKTDWIFMGSPGYGAHLHIDAIDRTSWQAQIKGRKEWTLEPPPECYFECPPLHSTILETGDIFVVETMKWFHKTLIVSNEMSITIGSEFG; encoded by the exons ATGGACTTGTCGACGTACCAACGGCGATACGATCTTTTCGTACGGCGTGCGCGTGCGTTGGGCCTTTCGGACAGCGAAATTCTGGCCATTCCAAGCGTCAAACGTGTCGTCTCACCACGAAGTCGATGGAAAACGGCACTCCTAGTGGCAGCCTTGGTCTTATGCGTGGGCGTAGTCATCGAGGTCCAATACGTGTACCATGTAATCGACCTGAAATCGACATTCGCCCGAGTCGGCGTGGACATCTCGGAAATACAATGCGTTGTTGACAATTTTGAGTTCATAGCAGACATGTTCAGACCATACGTCGACTGCTCCGTCTGCAACATTACAGGAATCGATCGAATATCGAACATCAGCCAGAGAGAATTCCTTCGCAAATATGCATATTCCGGCCGTCCTGTTGTCATCACGGACGGAGCTAGAGGCTGGTCGGCACTCGACAAGTTCAGTTTTGAGTTTTTCAAGGAATTGTATGTGCCCGACAGTCCCAACCTAGAGACGACAGACAGGGAGTGCCAGTTCTTTCCGTATCAGACGAAGTTTGAGAGCTTGGGTGAGGTGTTTAACATGTCTGAGGATAGAAGAGATGGTGTTGTGGGAGAGCCGTGGTACATTGGATG GAGTAACTGCGATTCCTCAGCTTCTCGTGTCCTTCGGCAGCATTACACGGCACCATATTTCTTGACAAGAACAATGGAATCGAGCAAAACAGATTGGATATTTATGGGCAGCCCTGGCTATGGAGCTCATCTCCAT ATTGATGCGATAGATAGGACATCATGGCAAGCACAGATCAAAGGCAGAAAAGAGTGGACTTTGGAGCCACCACCCGAGTGTTACTTCGAATGTCCACCATTGCACAGTACCATACTGGAGACCGGAGATATCT
- the LOC134179063 gene encoding uncharacterized protein LOC134179063 translates to MAVVVAVDPQDRSDHRIKMHLEYFQTLEGIVRTVALVINFLTMIVCAVAGGSTGSWAASCAGFDVLYLLLTTLIRCFGYEFLFHGLLGLVIAIINTIVWLVTFIVLAADVGVDDDSEGDAAAAFAFFCIIAWAAIIFINFRYFRERNSPKEESEKNDPV, encoded by the exons ATGGccgttgttgttgctgtggaTCCTCAGGACAGGAGTGATCATCGTATCAAGATGCATCTGGAATACTTTCAGACGCTGGAAGGCATCGTCAGGACTGTTGCACTT gtgATTAACTTTCTTACTATGATTGTCTGTGCTGTGGCTGGGGGCTCAACTGGATCTTGGGCAGCATCATGTGCTGGCTTTGATGTACTCTACTTACTCCTAACAACTTTGATTCGATGTTTTGGTTATGAATTTTTGTTCCATGGCCTGTTG GGACTTGTGATTGCCATCATTAATACTATTGTTTGGTTGGTGACTTTCATTGTGCTTGCTGCTGATGTGGGAGTAGACGATGATTCAGAAGGAGATGCTGCTGCA GCATTTGCTTTTTTCTGTATTATTGCGTGGGCtgcaataatttttattaattttcgCTACTTCAGGGAGAGGAATTCACCAAAGGAAGAATCTGAGAAGAATGATCCTGTCTAG